The Thermodesulfobacteriota bacterium genomic sequence ATCGAACGCTGCCGATGTGGCCAAGATCGGTGTGGTTGACATAGAAAAAATTATTAATATCTCTAATGCCGGGAAAGCAGCTTTGGCTGAACTTCACAAGCAGGGTGAAAAGATGAAGGCTGAGCTTGAGAAAAGAAAAGCAGAACTAGAAAAAATGAAGAAAAGCTTAGAACGCCAGGCAGCGGTCATGAGCAAAGAGGCCCGTGAAGAAAAAAAGCGCGAGCTTCAAATTAAGATATACGATTTAAAAAATCTTACGAATAAATATAATTCCGAAATAAAAAAAAGTGAAAAAGAAAAGATTATAAAGCTAAAAAAAGAGGTTTTTAATATTACCAGAGAAATCGGGAAAAAAGAAGGTTACCTTATCATTATTGAAAAGAGCGTGGCAGTCTATGTTCCTAAAACACTGGACCTGACGGATAAAGTAATACAGGAGTATAATGCAGGATTTAAAAAATAGGGTAAAGTGAGAATGAAGATGTTTAGATCGAAGGCTGAGGCTGTCAGAAGAAAACGACATAGAACGTTTACAACCATTCAGTGACAGGATTTGTATGGAGATATTACTTTCTGAAATAGCAATACTGGTAGAGGGTAGGGTTGAGGGTGATAGAAACAAAAAAATCTGTGGTGTAGCCCCTTTGGAGTCTGCCACTGATGATGATCTCACCTTTGTCGATCGGGCAAAATTAACCAAAAAGATTAGCACAACAAAAGCAGGAGCCGTCATCGTTCCACTGGATGTTGAAACAGCTTCCAACAACATTGTGAGGGTAAAAAACCCAAGGGTTGCCTTTGCAAAAGTTATGAATTTATTCTACCCCATCTCGAAACCGAAAACAGGAATAAATCCCGGTGCTCATCTAGGCGAAAATCTGATATGTGGGGAAAAAGTATCCATCGCTCCCTTTGCAGTGGTTGGAGATAATGTTACCATCGGCGAGAGTGCCGTCCTACATTCAAGTGTTTTTATTGGTGATAATGTTACCATCGGAAATAATACACAGATATATCCCAATGTGACAATACTCGAACGCTGCGTTATAGGCAACAGGGTGATTATTCATGCCGGTTCGGTAATAGGAAGCGACGGTTTTGGGTTTGCCCCTGACGGAGAAAAGTATTATAAGGTTCCTCAGACCGGTATTGTCCAAATTGATGATGATGTGGAGATAGGGGCGGGTAATACCATTGATCGGGCCACTTTCGGTAAAACGTGGATTTGCCGGGGTGTTAAGACTGACAATCTGGTTCATATTGCTCATAATGTCACTGTGGGCGAAGATACTGTAATTATTGCTCAGACTGGAATTGCCGGAAGCTCAACCATAGGAAGGCACGCTGCGATATCCGGTCAGGTTGCGATAGTCGGGCATATTACTGTGGGTGATCATGTACAGATAGCGGGAAAAGCAGGTGTGACAAAATCAGTTGCTAGTGGCGAAATTGTATCAGGTACACCGGCGATTCCTCATCGGCTGTGGCTCAGAGTGCAAAATATTATTCCAAAACTCCCGGAGATTAAAAATAAGATCCGGACAATTGAAAAACGTTTAAAGATCATAGAAGAAAAACAGGAGAGATAAAATGGAGGAAGTTGCTGATATACAAGCCATCATGGATTATATGCCGCACCGGTACCCATTTTTACTGGTTGATCGAGTGCTGGAAATTGTGCCCGGCGAGAAAATTGTGGCATTAAAAAACGTTAGCATAAACGAACCGTTTTTCCAGGGTCATTTCCCTGGCAATCCTATAATGCCGGGGGTGCTTATTGTAGAAGCAATGGCACAGGCCGGGGGAATATTATTTTCATCACAATTAAAAAAAGGGCACGGCCTTCTTTTTTACTTCATGGGGATGGACAAGGTAAAGTTCAGGAAAATGGTCGTGCCCGGAGATCAGATTATCCTTGAAGTTAAAATTATCAGGCAAAGATCCAAGGCGGTAAAGATGGCCGGAACCGCCAGTGTGGATCAAAAAGTGGTTGCAGAAGGAGAAATAATGGCCACTGTTGGAGAAAAATCATGATACATCAAACTGCAATAATAGACCCAAAGGCCGAGATAGGCTCAGATGTCGAAATTGGAGCGTATTCAATTATCAAAGAGAATGTTTCCATAGGATCCGAAACAGTGATAGGACCCCATGTGATCATTGAACCTTATGTGACCATAGAACCAAATTGTAATATTTTTCAGTACGCCGCCATAGGCGCGGTGCCACAGTCACTCAAATTCAATGGCGAAGAAACTTACGTAAAGATCGGGCGGGGAAGCATTATCAGAGAATTCGTTACCATACACAGAGGCACCGGATTCGGCAGCGGAATTACCGAAATTGGTGAAGAGAGTTTTTTAATGGCTTATACGCATATCGCCCATGACTGTAAGATAGGCCGCAAAGTTATTTTGTCTAATAATGCATCGCTGGCCGGTCATATCTCCATAGGTGATTATTCGACTATCGGAGCTCTTGTCGGGATTCATCAATTTGTGCATATCGGGGAACATGCGTTTATTGGAGGAAAATCAGCGATCGTTAAAGATATTCCACCTTATGTGATTGCTGCCGGTGATCGGGCGAAACTGCATGGCTTAAACAGTATTGGATTAAAACGGAGTGGTTTTTCCAAATCAACGTTGTTGGCATTAAAAAAAGTATATAGAATTATTTTTCGTATCGGGTTGACACTAAATGAGGCTATTGAAAGGGTCACCGCGGAAGTTGATCAAATTCCTGAGGTGGTGAATTTCATTGATTTTATAAAGTCATCCGAAAGAGGAATAACGAGATAAATATAGTGTAAGGAATCGCATCGGAATGACATGGAATATCACAGATTAAAATGAAAAAAATCTGAAAGTCGCTTTGCCATATTTATCTATCAGCGCAGTACCGGCGCTTTTTATTTAAATTCTAATAATTTTGTGTAATTTCAGTGTAAATCAGCGGTAAAAATAATTATGGATAAACGGATAGGATTAATTGCGGGGAGCGGACAGTTCCCCATAATTTTTTCCAAAAAGGCAAAGTCAAAAGGTTTTTCTATTTATGCTGCAGCATATCTAAATGAAGCGGATCCAGGTATACAGGATTATGCTGAAGTCATTGAATGGATACACCTTGGCCAGATCAAGCGTCTCATAAAGTTTTTTAAGAAGAATAATATTATTGAAGCAGTGATGATGGGTGGTATCAAAAAGACCCGGATGTTTAAGGATGTGAAACCGGATATAAAAGCGATTTCGATTATTGCAGGTTTGAGACATACACATGACGACCAAGTACTCAGTGCTTTTGCAAATGCCCTTGAAAAAGAGGGAATCAAAATAAAGGCTTCCACATTTTTACTTCCCGATCTTCTGGCGAAAGAAGGGTGTTGGACCAAACGAAAACCCAGCCGATCGGAAACATCGGACATTAAACTGGGATGGAGTCTTGCTAAAGAAATAGGACGACTTGATATCGGGCAATGCATTGTGATCGGTGGCGGGTC encodes the following:
- a CDS encoding OmpH family outer membrane protein; its protein translation is MRFFKKIFPVMFMVTFVFIFSSNAADVAKIGVVDIEKIINISNAGKAALAELHKQGEKMKAELEKRKAELEKMKKSLERQAAVMSKEAREEKKRELQIKIYDLKNLTNKYNSEIKKSEKEKIIKLKKEVFNITREIGKKEGYLIIIEKSVAVYVPKTLDLTDKVIQEYNAGFKK
- the lpxD gene encoding UDP-3-O-(3-hydroxymyristoyl)glucosamine N-acyltransferase, coding for MEILLSEIAILVEGRVEGDRNKKICGVAPLESATDDDLTFVDRAKLTKKISTTKAGAVIVPLDVETASNNIVRVKNPRVAFAKVMNLFYPISKPKTGINPGAHLGENLICGEKVSIAPFAVVGDNVTIGESAVLHSSVFIGDNVTIGNNTQIYPNVTILERCVIGNRVIIHAGSVIGSDGFGFAPDGEKYYKVPQTGIVQIDDDVEIGAGNTIDRATFGKTWICRGVKTDNLVHIAHNVTVGEDTVIIAQTGIAGSSTIGRHAAISGQVAIVGHITVGDHVQIAGKAGVTKSVASGEIVSGTPAIPHRLWLRVQNIIPKLPEIKNKIRTIEKRLKIIEEKQER
- the fabZ gene encoding 3-hydroxyacyl-ACP dehydratase FabZ, producing the protein MEEVADIQAIMDYMPHRYPFLLVDRVLEIVPGEKIVALKNVSINEPFFQGHFPGNPIMPGVLIVEAMAQAGGILFSSQLKKGHGLLFYFMGMDKVKFRKMVVPGDQIILEVKIIRQRSKAVKMAGTASVDQKVVAEGEIMATVGEKS
- the lpxA gene encoding acyl-ACP--UDP-N-acetylglucosamine O-acyltransferase, coding for MIHQTAIIDPKAEIGSDVEIGAYSIIKENVSIGSETVIGPHVIIEPYVTIEPNCNIFQYAAIGAVPQSLKFNGEETYVKIGRGSIIREFVTIHRGTGFGSGITEIGEESFLMAYTHIAHDCKIGRKVILSNNASLAGHISIGDYSTIGALVGIHQFVHIGEHAFIGGKSAIVKDIPPYVIAAGDRAKLHGLNSIGLKRSGFSKSTLLALKKVYRIIFRIGLTLNEAIERVTAEVDQIPEVVNFIDFIKSSERGITR
- the lpxI gene encoding UDP-2,3-diacylglucosamine diphosphatase LpxI (LpxI, functionally equivalent to LpxH, replaces it in LPS biosynthesis in a minority of bacteria.) — encoded protein: MDKRIGLIAGSGQFPIIFSKKAKSKGFSIYAAAYLNEADPGIQDYAEVIEWIHLGQIKRLIKFFKKNNIIEAVMMGGIKKTRMFKDVKPDIKAISIIAGLRHTHDDQVLSAFANALEKEGIKIKASTFLLPDLLAKEGCWTKRKPSRSETSDIKLGWSLAKEIGRLDIGQCIVIGGGSVLAVEAIDGTDATVQRGGALGKGTAVVVKVCKPNQDFRFDVPAVGMQTIRIMNEAGARVLAVEAGKAVVFDREEMINLANQHDISIIAVKE